The sequence below is a genomic window from Nevskiales bacterium.
CCTACGAGGACCTCGCGGTCGGGCCGCGCTTCCGCGTCAAGCACATCGTGGTCAAACCGGGCGCGCGCTTGTCGCTGCAGATGCACCATCATCGCGCCGAGCACTGGGTGGTGGTCAGCGGCACGGCGAAAGTCACCTGCGGCGCGCGCGAGTTCATGCTGAGCGAGGACCAGTCCACCTATATCCCGATCGGCGAGAAGCACCGGCTGGAGAATCCCGGCAAGCTGCCGCTGGAGCTGATCGAGGTGCAAACCGGATCCTACGTCGGCGAGGACGACATCGTCCGCTTCGAGGACGCCTACGGCCGCACGTCGAAGTGAAACGGCCTGGTCATGCAGGCGCGCGCCCTGCGCGCGACTGCACCACTCGAGACAGCGCGCCGGTCGCCTGCAGGGCAGGCTCCTACAACAGAGCAGGGGCGCGAGCGGATCCGTGACGATACGCACTGACAATGGGTAAACATTATTCCTTCTTCAAGGCCTATGACGTGCGCGGGCGCGTGCCGGAGGAACTCAACCCGGACATTGCCTGGCGCATCGCCCGCGCCTACGCCGAGTTCATCCAGCCGGACAGCGTGGTGCTGGGCCGCGACATGCGCCTGTCCAGCGCGGCGCTGTGCGACGCGCTGGCGCAGGGCCTTGCCGAGGCCGGCGTCAACGTCATCGACATCGGCCTGTGCGGCACCGAGGAGGTGTATTTCGCCACCTTCGACCGCGGCGCCGGCGGCGGCATCATGGTCACCGCCAGCCACAACCCGGCCAACTACAACGGCCTCAAGTTCGTGCGCGAGGGCGCGCGCCCGCTCAGCAGCGACAGCGGGCTCACCGAGATCGAGACGCTCGCCGCCACCCGCGACTTTCCGCGCCAGCCCGCGCGCGGGCGGCGCACGCAGGCCGATACGCGCCCCGACTACGTGCGCTGGCTGCTCGGGCAGGTGGATGTCGCCGTGCTCAAGCCGCTGCGCATCGTGGTGGACGCCGGCAACGGCTGCGCCGGCCTGGTGGTGGACGCGCTGGAAGCCAGGCTGCCGTTCGAGTTCGTCAAGCTCCATCACCAGCCCGACGGAACCTTTCCCAACGGCGTGCCCAATCCGCTCCTGCCGCAGAATCGTGCCGCCACCGCGCGTGCGGTGACCGAACACTGCGCGGATTTCGGCATCGCCTGGGACGGGGATTTCGACCGCTGTTTCCTGTTCGACGAGCAGGGCCGGTTCATCGAGGGCTATTACATCGTCGGGCTGATCGCGCAGGCGCTGCTCGCCGCGCATCCCGGCG
It includes:
- a CDS encoding phosphomannomutase, which codes for MGKHYSFFKAYDVRGRVPEELNPDIAWRIARAYAEFIQPDSVVLGRDMRLSSAALCDALAQGLAEAGVNVIDIGLCGTEEVYFATFDRGAGGGIMVTASHNPANYNGLKFVREGARPLSSDSGLTEIETLAATRDFPRQPARGRRTQADTRPDYVRWLLGQVDVAVLKPLRIVVDAGNGCAGLVVDALEARLPFEFVKLHHQPDGTFPNGVPNPLLPQNRAATARAVTEHCADFGIAWDGDFDRCFLFDEQGRFIEGYYIVGLIAQALLAAHPGEKIVHDPRLVWNTVDVVQAAGGVPVQTKAGHAFIKERMRAENAIYGGEMSAHHYFRDFAYCDNGTLPWLLVAQLLSVSGCRLSELVEDRIRRFPASGEINREIADPDAALAAAEARYAPSAKSVEHVDGLSVDCGDWRFNLRKSNTEPVVRLNVEARGDAALMQAKTRELLGLLASLGAKEAL